The Alosa alosa isolate M-15738 ecotype Scorff River chromosome 9, AALO_Geno_1.1, whole genome shotgun sequence genome includes a region encoding these proteins:
- the LOC125300420 gene encoding protein-glutamine gamma-glutamyltransferase K-like: MERLSMRNRSAVGRFPEVTLSWEDEPDKEGLVKEEEEKQEGACRRWFRKACPCCCRKSSDSDDEPDVVVPKPTENGGGEKPSVGGQELDVLLLSVSSVDLLKSKTGQNRREHHTDSFHGNDLIIRRGQSFLMWIEFSRPYDPNTDKLHLELKTGNLPTVSKGTHVIIPLVEELEDDRWECKVIEKDGNRVKLSVNSLPSAAIGQYELTVVTYSPKGEAMSTHDSANDIYILFNPWNEDDAVYMDNEDERKEYVLNDVGRIYYGTESQIGARTWNFGQFGEGMLAACLYVLEKSGVPASGLGDPVNVVRVVSAMINSPNDGGVLEGNWSGSYVGGTSPTAWSGSVDILKQYHSSKGTPVRYGQCWVFSGITTTVLRCFGIPTRSVTNYNSAHDTDISLTTDVYFDENFEPLDSLNADSVWNFHVWNDCWMARTDLPSGMGGWQVVDSTPQETSQGLFRCGPASVNAVRDGQVFLKHDAPFVFAEVNSDKIYWQRNADGTFTQIHSEKNAIGHFISTKAVGSDERADITHLYKHPEGTAEERKAVETASRYGSKPEVYSSTAIEDVDIQVTMDGEGPRMGADAELSIILRNSSSQARTLTLHSQVYVMYYTGVVRATVKKDQTPVELAPAEVQTLEWVLPYQVYQDQLVDQAALMLMLSGQVQETGQVLATQFNFRLRTPDLTITPIGDAVVGKQMTAKITFTNPLPMTLKNVIIRVEGLGLQSIHKITVGDVVGRGVMTLTERFIPTLAGPRKLVASLDCRQLTQVHGVADVVVKEI; this comes from the exons A TGGAAAGGTTGTCCATGAGGAATCGCTCCGCTGTCGGCCGTTTCCCAGAGGTCACTCTCAGCTGGGAAGATGAGCCGGACAAGGAGGGGctggtgaaggaggaggaggagaagcaaGAGGGGGCGTGTCGACGATGGTTCCGGAAAGCGTGCCCCTGCTGTTGCCGCAAATCGAGTGATTCTGACGACGAGCCAGACGTAGTTGTGCCCAAACCCACAGAGAATGGTGGGGGGGAGAAACCTTCAGTAGGAGGACAAGAACTAGATG TACTTTTACTTTCAGTAAGCTCTGTAGACCTCCTCAAGTCAAAGACAGGGCAAAATCGCAGAGAACATCATACAGATAGTTTCCATGGCAATGACCTCATCATCCGTCGAGGACAGTCCTTCTTGATGTGGATTGAATTCTCACGACCCTACGACCCCAATACAGACAAGCTGCACTTGGAGTTAAAgacag gtaatCTGCCCACTGTGTCCAAGGGCACTCACGTTATCATCCCTCtggtggaggagctggaggatgACCGCTGGGAGTGCAAGGTTATCGAGAAGGACGGCAACCGCGTCAAACTGTCCGTCAACTCTTTACCGTCCGCCGCCATCGGCCAATACGAGCTCACCGTGGTGACCTACAGCCCCAAAGGCGAGGCCATGTCAACACACGACTCTGCCAATGACATCTACATCCTGTTCAACCCCTGGAATGAAG ATGATGCTGTGTACATGGACAATGAGGATGAGAGGAAGGAGTACGTGTTGAATGACGTGGGGAGGATTTACTACGGGACGGAGAGCCAGATCGGGGCCAGGACGTGGAACTTTGGGCAG tttggTGAAGGGATGCTGGCAGCCTGCCTGTACGTTCTGGAGAAGAGTGGAGTCCCTGCCTCTGGATTGGGAGACCCAGTGAATGTCGTTCGAGTGGTTTCTGCTATG ATTAACTCACCGAATGACGGGGGTGTTCTGGAAGGGAACTGGTCAGGGAGCTACGTGGGTGGGACGTCTCCGACAGCGTGGAGTGGCAGTGTGGACATCCTGAAGCAGTACCACAGCTCCAAAGGAACTCCGGTCCGCTATGGCCAGTGCTGGGTCTTCTCTGGGATCACcaccacag TGTTGAGATGTTTCGGAATCCCCACCCGCAGCGTCACCAACTACAACTCTGCCCACGACACAGACATCTCCTTGACAACAGATGTCTACTTTGACGAGAACTTTGAACCCCTGGACAGTCTCAACGCTGACTCTGTGTG gAACTTCCACGTGTGGAACGACTGCTGGATGGCTCGTACGGACCTGCCCTCTGGGATGGGCGGATGGCAGGTGGTGGACTCAACCCCTCAGGAGACCAGCCAGGGGCTTTTCCGCTGTGGCCCAGCCTCGGTCAACGCCGTGCGGGACGGGCAGGTCTTCCTCAAGCATGACGCACCCTTCGTCTTTGCAGAG GTGAACAGTGATAAGATCTACTGGCAGAGAAATGCGGACGGCACCTTCACTCAGATCCACTCGGAGAAGAACGCCATCGGCCACTTCATCAGCACCAAGGCAGTGGGCTCAGACGAGCGTGCCGACATCACACACCTCTACAAACACCCTGAAG GCACAGCAGAGGAGCGCAAAGCTGTGGAGACGGCCTCTCGGTATGGCTCCAAGCCCGAGGTCTACTCCTCGACCGCCATCGAGGATGTTGACATTCAGGTCACCATGGACGGAGAAGGCCCACGGATGGGCGCTGACGCCGAGCTGTCGATCATCCTACGTAACTCCAGCAGCCAGGCGCGAACTTTGACCCTGCACAGCCAGGTGTACGTCATGTACTACACCGGCGTGGTCCGTGCCACCGTGAAGAAGGACCAGACCCCTGTGGAATTGGCACCAGCAGAAG TCCAGACACTGGAATGGGTCCTTCCATACCAGGTTTACCAGGACCAGCTGGTGGACCAGGCAgcactgatgctgatgctgtccGGGCAGGTCCAAGAGACCGGCCAGGTGCTGGCCACTCAGTTCAACTTCCGCCTGCGCACCCCAGACCTCACCATCACA CCTATAGGGGATGCTGTTGTGGGAAAGCAGATGACAGCCAAGATCACTTTCACCAACCCACTGCCCATGACACTGAAGAATGTCATCATTAGAGTGGAGGGTCTGGGCCTGCAAAGCATACACAAGATCACTGTtgg tgatgtggtaggcCGTGGCGTGATGACCCTAACAGAGCGGTTTATCCCAACGCTTGCTGGCCCCCGGAAACTGGTAGCATCTCTGGACTGCAGGCAGCTCACACAGGTGCATGGTGTTGCTGACGTTGTGGTGAAGGAGATTTAA